From a single Lentisphaera profundi genomic region:
- a CDS encoding discoidin domain-containing protein, with protein MPHLKTLNTIKLTLIVALTTFSFQSAFSYQDCCGGQLNAGVVNTLDSEEFLKTNDSPSLASPAPQKMVPLKALLIAGGCCHDYAEQTKILSKGIQERANIRVDVTWTRDQDHNTALPIFKNPNWAKGYDLIIHDECAAMTQDAELINNIIKAHETVPAVHLHCAIHSFRGSDNQWHEHIGLSSTKHGPHVPIAVEIVAPKHPIMLGLDNWITDKEELYNNAEVYGATPLAMGTQKYQRNGKEISEKAIVAWVNTKYGAPSFSTSMGHFTHNVADPRYLKLITRGALWACGKIEEPAYHQAYTGENTVTEMPFTTTLKVTSQSAQNSNIPGLAIDGKAETRWCASSAKKPTWFQIQFLRMTSLSAIEIDWEIKNQWTQYTIETSRDGKKWTPLVDASKNTQAGTRKDKAKIQYMRYMRINILGQENDMWPSIREIRFFDYTGTQLTLENK; from the coding sequence ATGCCTCACTTAAAAACACTCAATACAATCAAACTCACCTTAATAGTCGCATTAACAACTTTCTCATTTCAAAGCGCCTTTTCCTATCAGGATTGCTGCGGAGGACAATTAAACGCAGGCGTCGTCAATACTCTTGATTCAGAAGAGTTTCTCAAAACAAATGATTCACCTTCACTGGCTAGCCCCGCCCCACAGAAAATGGTACCGCTCAAAGCCCTGCTCATTGCGGGTGGCTGCTGCCACGATTACGCTGAGCAAACTAAGATTTTATCAAAAGGTATCCAAGAACGTGCTAACATCCGCGTTGATGTAACTTGGACTCGTGACCAGGACCACAACACGGCTCTACCCATATTCAAAAATCCAAACTGGGCCAAAGGCTATGACCTCATCATTCACGATGAGTGTGCTGCCATGACGCAAGATGCAGAACTCATTAACAACATTATAAAAGCTCATGAGACTGTGCCCGCCGTCCACCTCCATTGTGCGATCCACTCTTTTCGCGGTTCGGATAATCAATGGCATGAACACATCGGTTTATCATCAACTAAACACGGACCCCACGTCCCCATCGCAGTAGAAATAGTCGCTCCAAAGCATCCCATAATGCTTGGTTTAGATAATTGGATAACTGACAAAGAAGAACTCTATAATAATGCCGAAGTCTACGGTGCCACCCCCCTTGCTATGGGCACGCAAAAATATCAAAGAAATGGAAAAGAGATAAGCGAAAAAGCCATCGTTGCCTGGGTTAACACAAAATACGGTGCGCCTTCCTTCTCTACATCCATGGGTCACTTCACCCACAATGTAGCAGACCCTCGTTACCTTAAACTCATTACACGTGGTGCTCTCTGGGCCTGTGGCAAGATTGAAGAGCCTGCCTATCATCAAGCCTACACAGGTGAAAATACTGTGACTGAAATGCCCTTTACTACTACGCTAAAAGTCACAAGCCAAAGTGCTCAAAACTCAAATATTCCTGGACTCGCTATTGATGGCAAAGCAGAAACACGCTGGTGTGCGAGTTCCGCAAAAAAGCCCACTTGGTTCCAAATTCAGTTTCTTAGGATGACTTCCCTCAGTGCGATTGAAATTGACTGGGAAATCAAAAACCAATGGACGCAATACACTATCGAGACCTCTCGTGACGGCAAAAAATGGACTCCCCTTGTTGATGCCTCAAAGAATACTCAAGCTGGAACACGGAAAGATAAGGCCAAGATTCAGTATATGCGTTACATGCGTATCAATATCCTCGGCCAAGAAAATGATATGTGGCCCAGTATTCGCGAAATTCGTTTTTTCGATTACACCGGAACTCAACTCACACTAGAAAATAAATAA
- a CDS encoding type II secretion system protein — translation MKKFSLIELLVVVAIIGILSSLLLPALGKSRDKAKMAACKNNMKQIAFMYSMYSDDNDGYYMFNEVGINWNDRLSDYDGRNLTLNQKKAQGNLPSSIFGEDSIYACPADDVVTSFGGNLDCIKLSYSPNGLAGGDGAGGIYDNGRGITGSYNYGNGHVPRSQRISDISKSSESISTFEFSDPSRMLGRNWWSAVGVSGAWGLEDHLEKLPHEGVEKANYMMVDGHVESLNFYKTLQTSGGTMGSFSDTRNTMWDSFK, via the coding sequence ATGAAAAAATTCAGTTTAATAGAGTTGTTAGTAGTCGTTGCCATTATCGGTATTTTAAGCTCTTTACTTTTACCGGCATTGGGTAAATCGCGTGATAAGGCAAAAATGGCAGCATGTAAAAATAACATGAAGCAAATTGCTTTTATGTACTCTATGTATTCAGATGATAATGACGGTTATTACATGTTCAATGAAGTGGGTATTAACTGGAATGATCGACTTAGTGATTACGACGGCCGCAATTTAACTCTTAATCAAAAAAAAGCGCAAGGGAATTTGCCTTCTTCGATATTTGGTGAAGATAGTATTTACGCTTGTCCAGCGGATGATGTGGTTACCAGTTTTGGTGGAAATCTAGATTGTATCAAGCTTTCTTACTCTCCAAATGGTTTAGCTGGTGGAGATGGTGCTGGTGGTATATATGATAATGGAAGAGGCATTACAGGTTCTTATAATTACGGTAATGGCCATGTTCCAAGAAGTCAGAGGATTTCTGATATTTCTAAAAGTTCTGAGTCGATTTCGACTTTTGAATTTAGTGATCCTAGCCGTATGCTGGGTCGGAATTGGTGGAGTGCGGTAGGTGTAAGTGGGGCCTGGGGACTAGAAGACCATTTAGAGAAGCTTCCTCATGAAGGTGTAGAAAAGGCCAATTACATGATGGTTGACGGCCACGTGGAATCATTGAATTTTTATAAAACCTTGCAAACGAGTGGAGGTACAATGGGCTCTTTTTCTGATACCCGCAATACTATGTGGGATAGTTTTAAGTGA
- a CDS encoding DUF6797 domain-containing protein — translation MIFRFSLLLLCTLAAFADQHVLKFQGKEGAKTIVLVAGDEEYRSEETMPMLGKILAKHHGFNCIVLFSWDNSGQYIDPNGQANVKGWHYLNDADLMIIGTRFRKPNAMDRQIIGKYLKAGKPVIGIRTSTHGFKGKDLICEGLNLDQFGPEIIGDGWVSHHGHHKRQGARGVIEKKNADHAILNNIKDVFAPSDVYGIRALTAKDTILLRGAVTKTLDPKSEKIAGPKNNPMQPLAWLHPYQVKGAKQGLTFTTTMGSSVDFVSEDLRRLLVNASYFLLGMDVPVKAQVDYIDPFYPSFYSANGKVWKERKLQITEFALGKATHYPDLPGSPKWPFRPVPKDKEIPEAPKKKVIKGAKALFNNPAIELGRSKNDKGVLISDQAPLVAENSVQNFELSFDYALPARSLAQVELVFNGTHKLSLPAVHEQAKWYAAKLEVNQEQSLASLFIDGKKVFEKSPLLTTGASTLPLKLPLAESAKINLGGEKPFSFITRFRTTKNGAIFSKCLPKGKWISGGKTLLVREGKLVYDIGWRGAVSGGKDFDDGKWHTALVVYDAGTLSLYADGVKLAEEENFKKDDKDNFVFKIGEAGDDFGGHFYGDISHVNFFQKAFSQQEALHLSTQSMADPKATFSWSPVQNKQKTPVRLTSIAIQTSRPGVHFSSLQIRPLLDIDMVKEIQAWSELSLERGEKIYNSLCITCHGNTDKEGSLPTALKFHEGPLKNGQDPLSMYNTLTKGFGQMMPQAWMTSQQKMDVIQYIREIQIAGNNDSQYFKVTPAYLASLPGFVDVPKKKIRVKPRPYLEMDYSSSLMWTLEVEQGNIVQKGIATRLDQGQGGIAKGKSWSLFDHDTLQLAAVWTGDEFIDWKGIAFDGSHGSHSSIQGDILFANPQGPAWANPKTGQWDDPRFRAVDNRFYGPLPRDWAHYKGTYKHGDKRIIHYTVGESQVWDYTSLESTEDNLVIARTLNFTDIKNDLSMRVAPTSISCKILADGKFKLEEFNGFYILKIPANQAKLKLKILLSKLSSDQLASYAKNSAKAEDLLVYTKGAPAQWNQSVETSIKVAADKSAYVSDEFEIPLMNPWKSWMRLSGLDFFADGKGAIVSTWQGDIWRLEGLTQKQGKIKWRRIAAGLYQPLGVKIVKEQVYIICRDQIVLLKDLNGDGEADYYQSFNNDHQVTEHFHEFAMGLETDKAGNFYYAKSARHAKPGLVPHHGTLLKVSKDGLKTEILATGFRAANGICVNDDGSFFVTDQEGHWTPKNRINWVEPGGFYGNFMGYHKAKSSADKDMKEPMIWLTNKFNRSPAELMWAKSDKWGPLEGQLLELSYGMGRIFLNLYEKVNGQRQGGQVKLPIEDFKSGVMRGRFNAIDGQLYALGMFAWAANKHEAGSFYRVRYTGKPTYVPTGLQTSKSGLELEFPIALANVKAEQFQLSSWRIKRTKNYGSRHENLKSLKVEAVRLSADKKKVFLSIPEIAPTRCMSIKATMQAADGHQFTFEINNTIHSLK, via the coding sequence ATGATATTTAGATTCAGTTTATTACTGCTCTGTACATTAGCTGCCTTCGCGGATCAGCATGTTTTAAAATTTCAAGGAAAAGAGGGTGCCAAGACAATAGTCTTGGTAGCTGGTGACGAAGAGTACCGCTCAGAAGAAACAATGCCGATGTTAGGCAAGATTTTGGCCAAGCATCACGGCTTTAATTGCATTGTTTTATTCTCCTGGGATAATAGTGGTCAGTATATTGATCCTAATGGACAGGCCAATGTAAAAGGTTGGCATTATCTTAATGATGCAGATTTGATGATTATTGGTACACGCTTTAGAAAACCAAATGCTATGGATCGTCAAATAATTGGCAAGTACTTAAAGGCAGGTAAGCCCGTTATTGGCATTCGCACTTCAACTCATGGCTTTAAGGGAAAAGACCTGATTTGTGAAGGACTTAATTTAGATCAATTTGGTCCTGAAATTATTGGCGATGGCTGGGTGAGTCACCATGGGCATCATAAAAGACAGGGTGCGCGTGGAGTGATTGAAAAGAAAAATGCGGACCACGCAATTTTAAATAATATAAAAGATGTATTTGCACCGAGTGATGTTTATGGGATTCGAGCATTGACTGCAAAAGATACCATACTTTTACGTGGAGCGGTCACTAAGACTTTAGACCCGAAATCTGAAAAAATCGCGGGTCCAAAAAATAATCCGATGCAGCCTTTAGCGTGGTTGCACCCCTATCAAGTCAAGGGTGCTAAGCAGGGTTTAACTTTCACTACGACCATGGGTTCATCAGTTGATTTTGTAAGCGAAGATTTGCGACGTTTACTTGTGAACGCTTCATACTTTTTATTAGGCATGGATGTTCCTGTAAAAGCACAAGTTGATTATATTGATCCCTTTTACCCCTCTTTTTATAGTGCTAATGGTAAAGTCTGGAAAGAAAGAAAATTACAAATTACAGAGTTCGCTCTTGGTAAAGCCACGCATTATCCCGATTTACCTGGCTCGCCCAAATGGCCTTTTCGTCCAGTGCCCAAGGATAAAGAAATCCCGGAGGCACCAAAAAAAAAAGTCATTAAAGGTGCAAAAGCGCTCTTCAATAATCCCGCGATTGAACTAGGGCGCTCGAAGAATGATAAGGGAGTCTTGATTAGTGATCAGGCTCCCTTAGTAGCTGAAAATAGCGTACAGAACTTTGAGTTATCATTTGATTATGCGCTGCCCGCAAGAAGTCTGGCTCAAGTTGAGCTCGTTTTTAATGGTACGCATAAACTCAGCTTACCCGCCGTGCATGAGCAGGCTAAGTGGTATGCTGCGAAACTTGAAGTGAATCAAGAACAATCACTCGCCTCATTATTCATAGACGGCAAAAAAGTTTTTGAGAAAAGCCCTTTGCTGACTACGGGGGCATCCACTCTGCCGCTTAAACTCCCCCTTGCGGAAAGCGCAAAAATTAATTTAGGTGGAGAAAAGCCTTTCAGTTTCATCACTCGTTTTCGAACGACAAAAAATGGGGCGATTTTTTCTAAATGTTTGCCCAAGGGGAAATGGATTTCCGGAGGAAAAACGCTTTTAGTTCGTGAGGGGAAGTTAGTGTATGACATCGGCTGGCGTGGTGCGGTCAGTGGTGGGAAAGACTTTGATGATGGCAAGTGGCACACGGCATTGGTTGTTTACGATGCGGGAACGTTAAGTTTGTATGCAGATGGAGTAAAACTCGCCGAAGAAGAGAACTTTAAAAAAGATGACAAGGATAATTTTGTTTTTAAAATTGGCGAGGCAGGTGATGACTTCGGCGGACACTTTTATGGTGATATTTCCCATGTGAATTTTTTTCAAAAAGCCTTCTCTCAGCAAGAGGCTCTTCATTTAAGTACACAGTCTATGGCTGATCCTAAAGCCACTTTTTCTTGGAGTCCGGTTCAGAACAAACAAAAAACACCAGTAAGATTGACTTCTATTGCCATACAAACTAGTCGTCCTGGAGTTCATTTTTCTTCTTTGCAGATCCGCCCTTTACTCGATATTGATATGGTCAAGGAGATTCAAGCTTGGAGTGAGCTTTCGCTTGAACGAGGCGAGAAGATTTATAATAGCCTCTGCATTACTTGTCACGGAAACACGGATAAAGAAGGCTCGTTACCCACCGCACTGAAATTTCATGAAGGACCACTCAAAAATGGTCAGGATCCGCTGAGCATGTATAATACCCTTACTAAGGGCTTTGGTCAGATGATGCCCCAAGCTTGGATGACGAGTCAACAGAAAATGGATGTAATTCAGTATATCCGGGAGATCCAAATTGCGGGCAATAATGATTCACAATACTTTAAAGTGACTCCAGCGTACTTGGCCTCCTTGCCAGGTTTTGTCGATGTTCCCAAAAAGAAAATACGAGTGAAGCCAAGGCCTTATTTGGAAATGGATTATAGCTCGAGCTTAATGTGGACCTTAGAAGTAGAGCAGGGCAATATCGTTCAGAAGGGCATTGCTACTCGTCTTGATCAAGGTCAAGGAGGCATCGCCAAAGGCAAGTCTTGGTCCCTCTTTGATCACGATACCCTGCAATTAGCCGCGGTATGGACGGGAGATGAATTTATCGATTGGAAAGGCATTGCTTTTGATGGTTCTCATGGAAGTCATTCATCAATCCAAGGGGATATATTATTTGCTAATCCTCAAGGGCCGGCGTGGGCAAACCCTAAGACAGGCCAATGGGATGATCCGCGCTTCAGAGCTGTAGATAATCGTTTCTACGGTCCATTGCCACGTGATTGGGCTCATTATAAGGGCACCTATAAGCATGGCGATAAAAGGATTATTCATTATACTGTAGGGGAAAGTCAAGTATGGGATTACACGAGTCTTGAGAGCACAGAAGATAATTTAGTCATTGCACGGACATTAAATTTTACGGATATCAAAAATGACTTATCAATGCGCGTCGCACCCACAAGTATTTCCTGCAAGATTTTAGCAGATGGTAAGTTTAAATTAGAAGAGTTCAATGGCTTTTACATTTTAAAAATACCAGCGAATCAAGCGAAACTTAAACTTAAGATCTTGCTGTCAAAACTCAGCTCGGATCAATTGGCTAGCTATGCGAAAAATTCTGCAAAAGCAGAAGACTTGTTAGTATACACTAAGGGGGCTCCCGCGCAGTGGAATCAATCAGTTGAAACGAGCATTAAAGTCGCTGCAGATAAGTCTGCTTATGTGAGTGATGAATTTGAAATCCCACTTATGAATCCTTGGAAAAGCTGGATGCGTTTATCTGGGCTCGATTTTTTTGCCGATGGCAAAGGGGCGATTGTATCGACTTGGCAGGGTGATATATGGCGACTTGAGGGGCTTACGCAAAAGCAGGGAAAAATAAAATGGCGACGCATTGCCGCTGGTTTATATCAACCCTTGGGCGTGAAGATTGTTAAGGAGCAAGTTTATATCATTTGTCGTGATCAGATTGTGCTACTAAAAGATTTAAATGGTGATGGTGAGGCGGATTATTACCAGAGCTTTAATAACGATCACCAAGTCACTGAACATTTTCATGAATTTGCGATGGGACTAGAGACGGATAAAGCGGGTAACTTTTATTACGCTAAGTCCGCACGTCATGCCAAGCCTGGTTTAGTCCCCCATCATGGGACTTTATTGAAAGTTAGCAAGGATGGATTAAAAACCGAAATACTGGCTACAGGTTTTCGTGCGGCCAATGGTATTTGTGTGAATGATGATGGAAGTTTTTTTGTCACGGATCAAGAGGGTCACTGGACGCCAAAGAACCGCATTAACTGGGTTGAGCCAGGAGGCTTTTATGGAAATTTCATGGGCTATCACAAGGCAAAGAGTAGCGCTGATAAGGATATGAAAGAGCCGATGATTTGGTTAACGAATAAGTTTAATCGTTCACCTGCCGAATTGATGTGGGCCAAGAGTGATAAGTGGGGGCCGCTAGAGGGGCAATTACTCGAGCTCTCTTATGGTATGGGTCGAATATTTTTGAACCTTTACGAAAAGGTCAATGGTCAGCGTCAAGGTGGTCAAGTTAAACTGCCGATTGAAGATTTCAAATCAGGCGTAATGCGTGGACGCTTTAATGCTATTGATGGTCAGCTCTACGCCTTAGGGATGTTTGCGTGGGCCGCGAATAAGCATGAAGCGGGTAGTTTTTATCGAGTGCGTTACACGGGAAAACCTACTTATGTGCCAACGGGATTACAGACCTCCAAAAGTGGCTTGGAATTAGAGTTCCCAATTGCTTTGGCTAATGTGAAAGCAGAACAATTTCAGCTAAGCTCTTGGCGTATTAAGAGAACTAAAAATTATGGCTCTAGGCATGAAAATCTCAAGAGCCTGAAAGTTGAGGCCGTGCGCTTGAGTGCAGATAAGAAAAAAGTCTTTCTGAGTATTCCTGAAATTGCGCCGACGCGTTGCATGTCAATCAAAGCTACAATGCAGGCGGCGGATGGCCATCAATTCACTTTTGAGATCAATAATACCATCCATTCCTTGAAATAA
- a CDS encoding ribulokinase, with protein sequence MKEYVIGLDYGTNSCRAVLVEVGSNEELFSEVYPYPSGNQGVLLSAQDPHLARQSPADYLNGMQYIIKSVIEQAQSDLENFEAKQVIALTCATTGSTVIPVDKFNQALGLLEPRNLNAQAWLWKDHTSHNEAAIITAKAKEMRPQMLEPCGGTYSSEWFWAKILRLKNIDPETFGKAYSFVELCDFLPGALAGVKDPKELKRSICAAGHKAIYADEWGGLPDKEFLNALDPELSDLRDRLYDKALESDQVAGHVCESWAKRTGLAEGTVIAVGAFDAHMGAVGAGIKEGALVKIVGTSTCDLMISKSKQAIAGVCGVVEGSVIPGFVGIEAGQSAVGDLFLWLVNHLGTSEYGNNRDEIFKNMTEQAAAMSAGQSGLLSLDWNNGNRCTLVDMQLSGLMLGQTLHSKVHEIYRALIEATAFGALKIIERLEDSGTQVEEIICCGGLAQKNKLMMQIYANVFNRPVRIADSDQTCALGAAIFAAAASKKLAVLELQKQMTTECRREYLPELKEVQTYGQLYEIYSQLYEAFGVEGSSDDLFGVMKRLIKIQQEVNRA encoded by the coding sequence ATGAAAGAATATGTGATTGGTTTAGATTATGGCACCAATTCTTGCCGCGCGGTACTTGTAGAAGTGGGCTCAAACGAGGAACTTTTTTCAGAGGTTTACCCTTACCCTAGTGGTAATCAAGGCGTTTTGCTGAGTGCGCAAGATCCGCATCTAGCGCGGCAGAGTCCAGCAGATTATCTCAATGGTATGCAATACATTATAAAATCAGTGATTGAGCAAGCTCAAAGTGATCTTGAAAACTTTGAGGCCAAGCAAGTGATAGCTCTAACTTGTGCGACGACGGGAAGTACAGTGATTCCGGTAGATAAATTCAACCAAGCACTAGGCTTACTTGAGCCAAGAAATCTCAATGCCCAAGCTTGGTTATGGAAAGATCATACCTCACATAATGAAGCCGCTATTATTACAGCGAAAGCAAAAGAAATGCGTCCACAGATGCTCGAACCTTGTGGTGGAACTTATTCGAGTGAATGGTTTTGGGCCAAGATTTTACGCCTGAAAAATATTGATCCCGAGACCTTTGGCAAAGCTTATAGCTTTGTTGAACTCTGCGACTTTCTCCCTGGAGCACTCGCGGGAGTGAAAGATCCTAAAGAACTTAAGCGCAGTATTTGTGCAGCGGGTCACAAAGCCATTTACGCCGATGAATGGGGTGGCTTGCCCGATAAAGAATTTTTAAATGCCTTAGATCCAGAATTATCTGATTTACGAGATCGACTTTATGATAAAGCTTTGGAATCCGATCAAGTTGCAGGTCACGTTTGTGAGTCATGGGCCAAGCGTACAGGTTTAGCGGAAGGCACAGTCATTGCCGTGGGTGCTTTTGATGCACATATGGGTGCAGTTGGAGCAGGAATCAAAGAGGGTGCTTTGGTTAAGATTGTCGGCACGAGTACTTGCGATCTGATGATTTCTAAATCTAAGCAAGCTATTGCTGGAGTCTGTGGTGTAGTGGAGGGCTCGGTGATTCCGGGTTTTGTGGGCATTGAAGCAGGGCAGTCGGCCGTTGGCGATCTCTTTTTATGGTTAGTGAATCACTTGGGCACGAGTGAATACGGCAATAATCGAGATGAAATTTTCAAAAATATGACTGAGCAAGCGGCCGCCATGTCTGCGGGTCAGAGTGGTTTACTCTCACTTGACTGGAATAATGGCAATCGTTGTACGCTAGTGGATATGCAACTCAGTGGCTTAATGCTGGGCCAAACACTGCATAGTAAAGTTCACGAAATTTATCGCGCACTAATCGAAGCGACTGCTTTTGGCGCTTTGAAAATAATTGAGCGCCTCGAGGATTCGGGCACTCAGGTAGAGGAGATCATTTGTTGTGGTGGTTTAGCGCAAAAAAATAAATTGATGATGCAGATTTACGCCAATGTATTTAATCGACCCGTGCGTATTGCCGATAGCGATCAAACTTGTGCACTTGGGGCCGCTATTTTTGCGGCCGCAGCAAGTAAGAAATTAGCTGTTTTAGAACTGCAAAAACAAATGACCACCGAATGCCGTCGTGAGTACCTTCCTGAGTTAAAAGAAGTTCAAACTTATGGACAGTTATATGAAATATATAGTCAGTTATACGAAGCCTTTGGGGTAGAGGGATCTAGTGATGATCTCTTTGGAGTGATGAAGCGTTTGATTAAAATTCAGCAAGAAGTTAATCGTGCTTGA
- the araD gene encoding L-ribulose-5-phosphate 4-epimerase AraD, producing the protein MLEQLKEEVLQANKLLQSSGLVKLTWGNVSGIDRERGLVVIKASGVSYEKMGLDDLVVLDLQGNIIEGELNPSSDSATHLHLYREFTSLGGICHTHSLFATTLCQNGRELPCSGTTHADHFCGTVPLARALNESEVQGDYELNTGKVIVETFVEKGLNPMEVPAVLLHYHAPFTWGESPMESFKNSVALESCAEMAVRSLQATELPLIPAHILEKHYQRKHGKDAYYGQKK; encoded by the coding sequence GTGCTTGAGCAACTTAAAGAAGAAGTCCTACAAGCTAATAAGCTCCTACAATCCAGTGGATTAGTTAAGCTGACCTGGGGCAATGTAAGCGGAATCGATCGTGAGCGTGGCTTGGTGGTTATTAAAGCTAGTGGAGTCTCCTATGAAAAAATGGGGCTCGATGATTTAGTCGTGTTGGATTTGCAGGGCAATATTATTGAGGGTGAGCTAAATCCATCTTCAGATAGTGCTACACATTTACATCTGTACCGTGAATTTACTTCCTTGGGAGGCATCTGCCATACTCATAGTTTATTTGCGACCACACTTTGCCAAAATGGTCGTGAACTGCCCTGTTCAGGAACAACGCATGCGGATCATTTTTGCGGCACCGTACCCTTAGCACGGGCCTTAAACGAGAGTGAAGTGCAGGGTGATTATGAGCTCAATACGGGTAAAGTCATAGTTGAAACTTTTGTAGAAAAAGGCTTAAATCCGATGGAAGTCCCGGCAGTCTTACTACATTATCATGCACCCTTTACCTGGGGGGAAAGTCCTATGGAATCATTTAAGAATAGTGTCGCCCTAGAATCCTGTGCGGAAATGGCGGTCCGTAGCTTACAAGCAACAGAGTTACCCTTGATTCCAGCTCATATATTAGAAAAGCATTATCAACGCAAGCATGGCAAAGATGCTTACTATGGGCAAAAGAAATAG
- a CDS encoding sugar phosphate isomerase/epimerase family protein — protein MKTSKIAIGSWAFSFGPYEKNPWTFEQVCKYAGEHGYDGIEINGFRPHPHPDDYATDEKCAQLKAMIESYGLGISGFAADFRDVPPALVSEAEFLSEVKKCLEFCRRMGIDVLRVDTITAPDAVAPELYHQHFKNLTDNWRAAAELCKAYDVLMVWEFEPGFWLNKPSEVKLAVDTVNHPNFKLLFDSSHAYMCAVVGARHNGEKEILKGGVNEFAAMVKDQIGHWHLIDCDGTLHNDETSTHSPFGTGQVDFKSFMQEFKDDLEQANWWTFDFCFCPTTEIDAKDAIPYIKRLADQIT, from the coding sequence ATGAAAACAAGTAAAATTGCAATAGGCTCATGGGCTTTTTCATTTGGCCCTTACGAAAAAAATCCATGGACTTTTGAGCAAGTCTGTAAATACGCTGGTGAGCATGGTTATGATGGGATCGAAATCAATGGCTTTCGTCCTCATCCCCATCCAGACGATTACGCTACAGATGAAAAATGTGCTCAACTCAAAGCAATGATTGAGTCTTATGGACTGGGCATTTCCGGTTTTGCTGCCGATTTTCGCGATGTGCCTCCCGCACTCGTGAGTGAGGCTGAATTTTTAAGCGAAGTCAAAAAATGTCTTGAGTTTTGTCGACGCATGGGGATTGATGTTTTACGAGTCGATACGATTACTGCTCCCGATGCAGTCGCCCCAGAACTCTATCATCAACACTTTAAAAACTTAACGGATAACTGGCGGGCGGCGGCGGAGCTTTGCAAAGCTTACGACGTGCTTATGGTGTGGGAATTCGAACCTGGTTTTTGGCTGAATAAGCCCTCAGAAGTAAAGCTTGCAGTTGATACAGTTAATCATCCCAATTTTAAATTGCTCTTTGATAGTTCACATGCCTATATGTGCGCCGTCGTGGGTGCACGTCATAATGGAGAAAAAGAAATTTTAAAGGGTGGGGTCAATGAATTTGCCGCCATGGTCAAAGATCAGATTGGTCATTGGCATTTAATTGATTGTGATGGCACGCTACATAATGATGAAACATCAACTCATAGTCCTTTTGGTACGGGCCAGGTGGATTTTAAATCATTTATGCAAGAATTTAAAGATGATTTAGAACAAGCTAATTGGTGGACTTTTGATTTTTGCTTTTGTCCGACGACAGAGATCGATGCCAAGGATGCTATCCCCTATATCAAAAGATTAGCGGATCAAATTACTTAG
- a CDS encoding AraC family transcriptional regulator, with protein sequence MLIIELRISFNLQNKSQIMFMTMSNTEKIQYAKDFLDSAEPFCVSQLFEYMSDTYFFVKDCEGRFIKANKAFLKLFGYDKLEQIIGLTDYDMVSRELAVRYEMDDARIFAGEKVCELSEPVSSEDGVVSMHVSTKLPVKDKDGQIIGLIGITRDSVKTLDALSPLQEFKSVLDIIERDYDKTIKIDDLAKKLCMSSSTFLRHFKKQFGVSPTTYIKQVRHKMVSRLLIESSKSLSEIAYKCGFSDQSHMTREFKRMAGITPKAYRSKFS encoded by the coding sequence ATGTTAATTATTGAACTTAGAATAAGTTTCAATTTACAAAACAAGAGTCAGATTATGTTCATGACGATGAGCAATACAGAGAAGATTCAATATGCCAAGGACTTTTTAGATAGTGCTGAGCCCTTCTGCGTATCGCAGCTTTTTGAATATATGAGTGATACGTACTTCTTTGTCAAAGACTGCGAAGGCAGATTTATCAAAGCAAATAAAGCCTTTCTTAAATTATTTGGTTATGATAAATTAGAGCAAATTATTGGCTTAACAGATTATGATATGGTGAGTCGTGAACTTGCGGTGCGCTACGAAATGGATGATGCACGAATTTTTGCAGGAGAGAAAGTTTGTGAATTATCTGAACCAGTAAGTTCAGAAGATGGTGTAGTTAGTATGCATGTATCTACCAAGCTGCCGGTTAAGGATAAAGACGGTCAAATCATTGGTCTCATTGGTATTACTCGTGATAGCGTAAAAACCTTGGATGCTCTGAGTCCCTTACAGGAATTTAAGAGTGTTTTAGATATTATTGAAAGAGATTATGATAAGACCATTAAAATTGATGACTTAGCTAAAAAACTTTGTATGTCATCGAGTACTTTTCTAAGGCATTTCAAGAAGCAGTTCGGGGTATCACCCACAACTTATATCAAACAAGTTCGCCATAAAATGGTCTCTCGTTTATTAATCGAATCATCCAAATCCTTAAGTGAAATTGCTTATAAATGTGGTTTTTCAGATCAAAGTCACATGACGCGTGAATTCAAAAGAATGGCTGGCATCACTCCCAAAGCTTACCGAAGTAAATTCTCTTAA